In Alphaproteobacteria bacterium US3C007, one genomic interval encodes:
- a CDS encoding glutathione S-transferase family protein, translating to MALTLHNYTLSGSCYKVRLLLEFLQIDYHTISVDFFPGKEHKTPEFLALNPLGQIPVLEDGALQLRDAQAILCYLARKYDPSAQYLPDDPAVFGQVMMWLAFAGNELMAASAARLHDVLGYALNVASARAEAQSAFAILDDHLAERAILGKTWIVGDAPTIADIACFPYIALSGDGGIGHEPYPYLRNWMRAFRKLPRFHAMSGIPEFA from the coding sequence ATGGCCCTGACGCTGCATAATTATACCTTATCCGGAAGCTGCTATAAAGTGCGGCTGTTGCTTGAATTCCTGCAAATCGATTATCACACAATATCGGTAGATTTCTTCCCGGGAAAAGAACATAAAACACCCGAGTTTCTAGCGCTTAATCCACTGGGCCAAATACCAGTGCTTGAAGATGGCGCGCTGCAGCTGCGCGATGCGCAAGCCATCCTATGTTATCTGGCGCGCAAATATGATCCCTCGGCGCAATATTTACCGGATGATCCGGCCGTATTTGGGCAAGTCATGATGTGGCTTGCCTTTGCCGGAAATGAGTTGATGGCCGCCTCGGCTGCGCGGTTGCATGATGTGTTGGGCTATGCGTTGAATGTTGCGAGTGCTCGCGCGGAGGCGCAAAGCGCCTTTGCCATCCTTGATGATCATCTGGCAGAACGGGCAATCCTTGGAAAAACATGGATCGTTGGAGATGCACCAACGATCGCAGATATCGCCTGTTTTCCCTATATTGCGCTCTCGGGTGATGGCGGTATCGGGCATGAGCCCTACCCATATTTGCGCAATTGGATGCGGGCCTTTCGCAAACTGCCAAGGTTTCATGCCATGTCTGGCATTCCAGAGTTTGCATGA